GACGGTGGCTCCGGCAGTAAGGATCAGGAATAGAATAAACCTCATGATGTTCCAATGGTGATAGCAGCATACTGGGGCAGATTGCCCGGAAGTGCAAGATAATCGCATAGGAAATATGCCCGAGAGACAGGAATCCAAGCGGGATTTCATGTCATTTTCACGGATGTGGCAAGATCGTGCAGGCACGGGACGGAAAATGTGCTACAGTCCGTCGGGTTCTCTGGAGAGGAACGTTCTTTTTTTCGTGGAATTAGAATTTGTTTTTACTTAAACTTATTTAATATTAGTATATTATGGAAAACTCAAGGAGAATGTGGGCACATGCTGCCGCTTTGATGACCATTTTTATTTGGGGGACGACATTTGTGTCTACCAAGGTATTGTTGAGAGATTTTTCTCCCTTGGAGATTTTGTTGACCCGCTTTGTCATCGGATATGTTTTCCTCCAGGTGATTTATAGAAAAAAAATCATATGGGAAAGGCCGTCGCGGGAGATCTTTTACGTTTTGGCCGGATTGTGTGGCGTGACTCTGTATTTCCTGCTGGAAAATATAGCGTTGACGTACACGCTGGCATCGAATGTGGGCGTAGTCGTATGTGTATCTCCGTTTCTAACGGCTATTCTGGCATCTGTGTTTCTGAAAGGGGAGAAGCAGGGGGGATTGTTTTATGTGGGGTTTACCGTAGCGATTTCCGGCATTGCCATGATGAGTTTTAGTGGGAACAGACTGGTAGAGGTCAATCCATTGGGGGACTTTCTGGCTCTCCTGGCTGCTCTGGTTTGGTCTTTGTATTCTATTCTGATGAAGGTAATTTCCCGCTTTCAGAGCGATATGGTGGCGGCAACCCGCCGGATTTTTTTCTACGGAATCGTATTGATGTTGCCGGTTTTGTGGTTGGTGGACGAACCGTGGTCATGGGTAGCCTTCGAGAAGCCGGTTAACTGGATCAATATCCTCTATCTGGGGCTCGGGGCGTCGGCCATTTGTTTTGTCTCCTGGAACTGGACCTTGCGGATACTGGGAGCAGTCAAGGTGAGCGTCTATATCTATTTGGTGCCGGTGATTACGGTGATGTCTTCGGCCTTGATTTTGGGTGAACCTCTGACATGGATGTCCGTTTCTGGAACTTTGATGACGCTGGCCGGACTGGTCATGTCCGGTAGGAAACCGCGAACACGGAAAGCCTGATTGCTTGCGGCATTTGGGGAAAAACGCTCTAATTGGAGATACGCTCCAGGGGGGCTTCTTTGGAGGAAAGGAGGATGCGCAATGAGTTACGGTCAATTTTTCCCATGGGATTGCGCGGTACATCCATGACGGCTAGCCTGGAGAGACGTTGGAAGCCCGGGGCGAATGTATTCCATTGGTCGGCAGCTTTGCGCAGGGCGGCAGCATCGGGATGGCAGGCAACCAGCATGGCGCCGCGACGCGAACAGGGAAGGGATTCCACGACGACTCCCGGACACATGCCGGACATGGAGAGTTCCAGTGCATCGGGATCGACGAGTTCTCCCAGGATCTTGACCAGCCGGTCGGCGCGACGGACAAAGGTCAATGTGTTGCCGTGGATTTCTACGATGTCGTTGTTGGTCCACCATTCTCGTGGAGAAATGCTTCTCAGAGAAAAACCGCCCATACGGTTTTCTGTGACGACGCCGAAGAAGCGCCCTTCTCCCCGCAGGGAGAGACGTCCGTCCTCGGATTCGCGGACTTCCCAATGAGGCAGAATGGTGAGACGGTCGGTATGAAAAGGATCTGATGGTGAAGCGGTAGCAATTTGGGAACCGGCTTCCGTCATTCCGTAGCTTTGGACAACGGGCCATCCCAGTTCACGTGCCCGGAGACCATTGGCCTGCGACAGGGAGCCACCTCCAACAAGGACGCATGCCAATCCCGGAGGGGCGGTGATACCGTCCTGGACAATATCTACAACCTGAGTGGGCACAAGGGAGGTCCATGCAGCTCCGCATTGTCCAAGGAAATCAGTGTAGTCCCGAGCATTCCATTTACCTGTATAGGCGTGGACGTGGGTGCCGGCTATGGCGGCCCGGATGTATGTCATGGCTCCGCCGACATGCCAGGCAGGAAGCGGACAACACCAGTCTCCGTGGTCGGCTCCCATGTGTTGAATGGCTCCAAGCGCATTACATTCAAGAGCATCCCTGGTGAACAGAATAGCTTTCGGAGAACCGCCGGACGAACCGGATGTCGCAAAGGCGATGCAGCCGGGGGGGATTTCACCAATGAGAAAATCGGCAACGCTGTCTGCCCAAGGACGCATATGGGGGGCTGAGGCAAAAAAAGGACGAGGGGAATCCGCATCCGGAAGTGGCCATGGAAAAATGCGATCCTGGGCAAGCATAGCTTGAAGGGAAGGGTATCAGTGATCCAGACCTGTTTTTCGGAGGGAATGCCAGCGTTCTTCCATTCTGGGGCGCAAGGTTTGTTCGATCCAGGCGTAGGCGGCTTCCAAACCGTCGGATTTGAAGATACGACCAATCTGGGCTTCGACGCCGGTGGGGTTGCCTGTCCGGCGAAGGAATTCGTTACTGGTAAATTCGATGAAGAGTTTGCCGTTGATCTTATGTTCTTCGGAGAGGATCCATTCCCTGACGTAAAGTGCGAGGATGGCGTCGCCAACCCATGCTTCCACTCTCAGACGCTCTTCCGTAGCTTTGTCAATGTGATGGTAAAGGGTATTGTCGGCAGTCATACGCAGGAAGTAAGGAGGTTAGGTTGAAGATAAATAGGCTGAAGGAGAAGAATCATCCTGGCGATGGAAGTGGAACCGATTCCGAATGAAACGGACAATAGGACTTATGCCAGGGATCCGGACTGAGCCCCCGTGAAATTAGGCTGGGGAAGGCTTTCCGGAACACTAGTCGGCTGGGGTGCCGGTGGTGGGGTATTCTGAGGAGATTGCGGTTGGGATTCCGGGCTGGTGGGCAGTGTCGGAAGCGTGCTTGGATTCGGCGAAGCGGGAGTAGGGGAGAAGTTGGGGATGACGGATTTCTGTACCGGATTGCGGGGCTCTATTTTGTTGCGCAGAGCAGCTTCCGATTCCGAGTTCCAATAGCCGGAGTCCAGTTCGATATAGATGTTGGAATAGGGAAGCGCAGTTGTTGTTTTGATGACCAGGACATTGAATTGCTTGGTAGCATCTTCGATCTGACCGTTGATGATTTTACTGGGCAATTCGAAGTACATGCGCCCGGGAAGCATTTTATACACCTGGTTGCGGTATTTTTTGATGCCGGGGGCATAATCTTCCTCAATGCTGCGGAGCTCGGAACAGATCATGATGCGAGGCTGGACATGGCCTTCCGCCTCAATGGTGTCAAGTACCTGGCTGAAAACGACGTCGGATGGCTGGGTTGCCAGCAGTGTGATTACTCCGGTACCCATGTAGGCCGGATAGGAGGATTCCGCGATGACGACCCAGTTGCGCGCTCCCATCAAAGCAAGGTTGTCCGTAAGCTGAGCCTGCCAGACTTCGTCACCATACATGGGCGACTGGCAACCGGACTGGCTCAGCCCAATAAGGAGGCATGCGACAACTGTCTTGATGGGTGACATGAATCTACGTAGGGAGAACTGGCTTTCGCATCTTCGCGTGTATATTCCGGAATTCCCTCATTGCGACATGGGAGACCGTTAGATATCCATATGCCTGGAACGGGCTTCCCGGTCCTGAGCTGTTCCCGTTCCCGGAGTCGTGGCGAACGGCCCTCCGGCAAGCGGTGCTTCTTCGGCGAAGGCAATGCCGGGGGTTTCGACGGGAATTCCCTGAACGGGGAAATCCTTGCGAAGAGGGTGATAGGGATATCCGTCCCACATGAGGATGCGGCGAAGGTCGGGATGGCCTTCGAAAGGAATACCCATGAGATCCCAGATTTCGCGTTCCTGCCAGTTGGCACCGCCATACAGATCCGTGACGGTGGGGATGGATTCTCCTTCGTTGACGCGGACCTTAAAGGTAACATTGACTCCTTTTTCAGCCTGGGAAACGGTGTAGAGGACTTCAAAGCGCGGATCGGCGCCGAAGTTGTCAACCGAGCAGAGATTGACCAGGATATCGAATCCCAGGGCTTCACGGATCCAGCGGAGGGCTTCGTGGATGTCGGCGGCGCCAATGACCAGCGTCTCATCGCCCCGGAAGGAAACACGGTCAAGGATAACCTTGCCGAAATGGGCGACGATCTGGTCGGCTGCTTGCGTCTGGGCGGCTTGGATCTGTTGCATGGACATGAGTGAGAAAACGGATGTAAATTGTATAAGGAAAGGGAGGAAATTACTGAATCGGGAAGGAGGGCGCAGCCGGCTTGGGGGCGTTGGCGGGCTTGGGTTCCGATTTGACGAATAGTTCCTTGGCGGGTTTTTCCGTGGTGATCTTCTTCTGGAGTGTGATCAGGGCTTCAAGCAGTGCTTCCGGGCGGGGCGGGCAACCCGAGATGTACACATCGACAGGCAATAGCTTGTCAATCCCCTGGAGTACAGAGTAGGAACGGAACATTCCTCCGGTAGAAGCGCAGGCCCCCATGGCGATGCACCATTTGGGCTCCGGCATCTGATCCCAGATGCGGCGGACGGCAAGAGCCATTTTGTAGGTGACCGTTCCGGCCACAATCATGACGTCGGCTTGCCGAGGGGAGAAACGGAGTACTTCCGATCCGAATCGGGAAATGTCGAATCGGGATGCCGCTGTTGCCATCAATTCAATGGCACAGCAGGAAAGCCCCATGGGCATAGGCCATAAAGAGTTTTTATGCAACCAGTTAAGTGCTGCGTCAATGGTGGTGAAGACGAAATTGCCATCGGCATTTGAATCCAGACATCCGGTTTCCTGCGAGGTGGTGGTATCTTGTGAGCCCATAGGATAGATAAAACTGCTTGCAGTGAGATTAGCGACCTGTCCGCATCTCTCAAGCCTTAAATATCATTTGATGCCAGATAAGTCTTTTTTGTGTCACGGAGAGGAAGATTACAGGATTCTTCATCTCTCTACGCGCGCGATTATGAAAAATTTCCTGTGTTTGGGTCATTTACAGATTGACATTTCATGATCTCGTTAGCAATCTCTCCGAACCCCGTTCGCGTAGGAATTCTTTCATTGCGAAGAATGACGGCGCGTTCGCGGAGTGTAACCCAATTCGACAATATTAGCGACATGTCAACCAATTCCTGCGCGTCAAGCGCTTCCCCTGACAAGATTGTATACACCTTTGGCGGAGGGACTGCCGAAGGTAACTCCAGCATGAAAAACCTGCTCGGTGGCAAAGGTGCCAACCTTGCTGAAATGGCCGGTATCGGTTTGCCCGTGCCTCCCGGATTTACCATTACGACGGAAGTTTGTACGTATTACTACGACAACGGGTGCACTTATCCCGCAACCATGGAAGCCGACATCAAGGCTGGTATTGCCAACATGGAGGCTATCATGGGCACCAAGTTCGGCGATACGGAAAACATGCCCCTTCTCGTGGCTGTCCGTTCCGGAGCTCGCGAATCCATGCCCGGCATGATGGATACGATTCTGAATCTCGGCCTGAATGACAAGAGTGTTGCAGCCCTTGCCAAGGCTACCGGCAATCCCCGTTTCGCTTGGGACTGCTACCGCCGTTTTGTTCAGATGTACGGCGACGTCGTTCTCGGAGTGCAGAAAGCCCCCGGAGAAGATCATGACCCCTTTGAAGCCGCCATTGCCCAAATCAAGGTAGAACGCCATGGCAAAGCCGAAATCGAAGATACGAAACTGACTGCCGACGACCTGAAGGAACTCGTTGCCCGTTTCAAGAAACTCGTCAAGGACAGCGTGGGCAAGGAATTCCCGGAATGCCCGTGGGAACAGCTGCAGGGCGCCATCGGTGCCGTATTCAGCTCCTGGAACAATGACCGCGCTATCGTTTACCGCCGCAAGTACAATATTCCTTCCGAATGGGGTACCGCCGTCAATGTACAGGCCATGGTGTTCGGCAACACGGGTGAAGAATCCGGTTCCGGCGTCGCCTTCACGCGTAACCCGGCTACAGGCGAGAAGGAATTCTACGGTGAATTCCTCATGAACGCGCAGGGCGAAGACGTGGTGGCCGGTGTCCGTACTCCCGCTCCCGTTGCCGAATTGGCCAAGGTGATGCCCGAAGCCCATACGGAACTGATGCGTATCCGTGCCGTCCTCGAAGAACATTTCAAGGATATGCAGGACTTCGAATTCACCATTCAGAACCGTGAAGTTTTCATGTTGCAAACCCGTAACGGCAAACGTACCGGTGTTGCAGCTTTCCGCATCGCCTGCGAATTGGTGGAAGAAGGCCTCATCGACTGGAAGACGGCAGTCCGTCGCGTTCCCGCCGACCAGGTTGACCAGCTTCTGACCCCCGTGTTTAACCGGGAAGCCCTTAAGGAAGCAAAAGTGATTGCCTCCGGTCTGCCCGCAGGCCCCGGTGCTGCTGCCGGTAGGTTTTACCTGAACGCCGAACGTGCCGTTGACGCGGCCGAACGTGGTGAAAAGGTTCTTCTCGTCCGCATGGAAACCTCTCCGGAAGACCTTCGCGGCATGATCGCTGCAGAAGGCATCCTGACTGCCCGAGGCGGTGTTTCCTCCCACGCTGCCCTTGTCGCCCGCCAGATGGGCAAAGTGTGCGTTTGCGGTGCCGATGCCCTGCAAATCGACTACGTCGCCCGTACGATGACGGTTGATGGAGTCACCTACGACGAAGGCGACTACCTCTCCATCGACGGTAATACAGGTTGCGTTTTCGCCGGCAAGGTGGAAACATCTCCCTCTGAAATCATTCAGGTGCTCATTCGCAAGACGATGAAACCGGAAGACAGCCGTGTGTACCAGAATTTCGCCAAACTGATGGAATGGTGCGACGCATGCACC
This is a stretch of genomic DNA from Akkermansia sp. N21116. It encodes these proteins:
- a CDS encoding DMT family transporter; protein product: MWAHAAALMTIFIWGTTFVSTKVLLRDFSPLEILLTRFVIGYVFLQVIYRKKIIWERPSREIFYVLAGLCGVTLYFLLENIALTYTLASNVGVVVCVSPFLTAILASVFLKGEKQGGLFYVGFTVAISGIAMMSFSGNRLVEVNPLGDFLALLAALVWSLYSILMKVISRFQSDMVAATRRIFFYGIVLMLPVLWLVDEPWSWVAFEKPVNWINILYLGLGASAICFVSWNWTLRILGAVKVSVYIYLVPVITVMSSALILGEPLTWMSVSGTLMTLAGLVMSGRKPRTRKA
- a CDS encoding AMP-binding protein gives rise to the protein MRPWADSVADFLIGEIPPGCIAFATSGSSGGSPKAILFTRDALECNALGAIQHMGADHGDWCCPLPAWHVGGAMTYIRAAIAGTHVHAYTGKWNARDYTDFLGQCGAAWTSLVPTQVVDIVQDGITAPPGLACVLVGGGSLSQANGLRARELGWPVVQSYGMTEAGSQIATASPSDPFHTDRLTILPHWEVRESEDGRLSLRGEGRFFGVVTENRMGGFSLRSISPREWWTNNDIVEIHGNTLTFVRRADRLVKILGELVDPDALELSMSGMCPGVVVESLPCSRRGAMLVACHPDAAALRKAADQWNTFAPGFQRLSRLAVMDVPRNPMGKIDRNSLRILLSSKEAPLERISN
- a CDS encoding RbsD/FucU domain-containing protein, which translates into the protein MSPIKTVVACLLIGLSQSGCQSPMYGDEVWQAQLTDNLALMGARNWVVIAESSYPAYMGTGVITLLATQPSDVVFSQVLDTIEAEGHVQPRIMICSELRSIEEDYAPGIKKYRNQVYKMLPGRMYFELPSKIINGQIEDATKQFNVLVIKTTTALPYSNIYIELDSGYWNSESEAALRNKIEPRNPVQKSVIPNFSPTPASPNPSTLPTLPTSPESQPQSPQNTPPPAPQPTSVPESLPQPNFTGAQSGSLA
- a CDS encoding NADH-quinone oxidoreductase subunit C encodes the protein MQQIQAAQTQAADQIVAHFGKVILDRVSFRGDETLVIGAADIHEALRWIREALGFDILVNLCSVDNFGADPRFEVLYTVSQAEKGVNVTFKVRVNEGESIPTVTDLYGGANWQEREIWDLMGIPFEGHPDLRRILMWDGYPYHPLRKDFPVQGIPVETPGIAFAEEAPLAGGPFATTPGTGTAQDREARSRHMDI
- the nuoB gene encoding NADH-quinone oxidoreductase subunit NuoB; translation: MGSQDTTTSQETGCLDSNADGNFVFTTIDAALNWLHKNSLWPMPMGLSCCAIELMATAASRFDISRFGSEVLRFSPRQADVMIVAGTVTYKMALAVRRIWDQMPEPKWCIAMGACASTGGMFRSYSVLQGIDKLLPVDVYISGCPPRPEALLEALITLQKKITTEKPAKELFVKSEPKPANAPKPAAPSFPIQ
- the ppdK gene encoding pyruvate, phosphate dikinase, coding for MSTNSCASSASPDKIVYTFGGGTAEGNSSMKNLLGGKGANLAEMAGIGLPVPPGFTITTEVCTYYYDNGCTYPATMEADIKAGIANMEAIMGTKFGDTENMPLLVAVRSGARESMPGMMDTILNLGLNDKSVAALAKATGNPRFAWDCYRRFVQMYGDVVLGVQKAPGEDHDPFEAAIAQIKVERHGKAEIEDTKLTADDLKELVARFKKLVKDSVGKEFPECPWEQLQGAIGAVFSSWNNDRAIVYRRKYNIPSEWGTAVNVQAMVFGNTGEESGSGVAFTRNPATGEKEFYGEFLMNAQGEDVVAGVRTPAPVAELAKVMPEAHTELMRIRAVLEEHFKDMQDFEFTIQNREVFMLQTRNGKRTGVAAFRIACELVEEGLIDWKTAVRRVPADQVDQLLTPVFNREALKEAKVIASGLPAGPGAAAGRFYLNAERAVDAAERGEKVLLVRMETSPEDLRGMIAAEGILTARGGVSSHAALVARQMGKVCVCGADALQIDYVARTMTVDGVTYDEGDYLSIDGNTGCVFAGKVETSPSEIIQVLIRKTMKPEDSRVYQNFAKLMEWCDACTKMKVRTNADSPKQAQTAIAFGAVGIGLCRTEHMFFEGDRIDFMREMILSAGVSAREAAVNKLLPFQKADFKGIFKALKGLPATIRLLDPPLHEFLPQTKEQQLDLSEKIGMPVEVIMRRVSELHEFNPMLGHRGCRLGISFPEVTRMQARAILEAAVEVTEEEGYDVIPEIMVPLVGFKKELDIQKAIIDEVAKKVFEEKGKGVTYHVGTMIEIPRAAVTADEIAKTAEFFSFGTNDLTQTGLGMSRDDSGSFLGRYGDLEIIKKNVFASIDQEGVGKLMEIACELGRKTNPDIKLGICGEHGGDPASVKFCNKLKLNYVSCSPYRVPTARLAAAQAALEQDA